The following are from one region of the Girardinichthys multiradiatus isolate DD_20200921_A chromosome 9, DD_fGirMul_XY1, whole genome shotgun sequence genome:
- the tjp3 gene encoding tight junction protein ZO-3 isoform X3, with protein MDELTIWEQHTITLNKDSKVGYGFALSGGKDKPHPDTGDTAVVVSDVLPGGPAMGRLFNKDHIVMVNGVSMENVYSNYTIQVLKSCGKTANITVKRPRKIQIPATSRPSRAASQSNLLDQDPPRRTRRFSDSSDNRDAGRYSPSPQRNGYGASQSLMSTYKRLPQNYAPEKPIKTTLVKKKITDEYGLKLGSQIFIKHMTESGLAAKEGTLQEGDLILKINGMTTENLSLLETKHLVEKSRGKLTMTVLRDDRKFLVSIPEVDDSPGNSNDELRKNSSSELEDISDLEEDITPRRTSRQHTREKRTRRPRAEPPPRAKSRDPSPVRSTLTRPPPRKYASRGAPSESESDHSTSPPPPVRRDGPEIKDSSKYKHLPGLSTLPNPRSSPVQNWTLTRPSSSSSRPRKPVSESDSDRSASPPPRRQSPLPDTRYKSLSDLPHISLKPSPIPVLQEAPRRVNSPVRIPSPDSDSESDGTSAPPQRHSTSYSQDSLSRYRVLPEVSLQPHVEPPRWSETSELQKKAKSDTESDASYASVRRKDSSDNGNVKKPSKKRRVVSKRAAPAAAKLEPPHQVKSPVRPAPDESSESDELSHLRRSGSSERDQSHRSVPRGSKGNSAVRSGISVTNNPQLHSQPVEEPLYSLPPDSYPSSNPGYSSDVNNVRFVKEGSLGLRLVGGNDVGIFVGGVQPNSPAYDQGMKEGDQILKVNNVDFGHFTREEAANFLLNLPAGEQVEMCTQKKMDIYKKIIKSDLGDNFYIRTHFDHEADNPRGLSFTRGEVFRVLDTMYKGKIGNWLAVRMGNDLHEMDKGTVPNQERAESLATIERSQRSTGERQGTGPRAEFWKLRGLRGNKKNEKSNRRTREDLLQLTIQGKFPAYERVLLREANFKRPIVILGPLNDIAMEKLVNEMPDEYEMAEMVPRSGGGDNSSTVIKLDTVRRIAEKDKHPLLDITPTAVERLNYIQYHPMVLFLDPHSRKDVKAMRQKYNPESNKSSRRLYSQAVKMKKHANHLFSAWIDLQPGSHKWYDALKERIQHQQSKPVWVSEVTLESGGEQDLDALDPTQMDYLSAASDLEDTDGEAITDGEAYTDNDDLEEAYPGQDVSRFQQSSRGPGAALARSSEPASEYDSPAVEPEPSDYGFSDREIPPLMHVPELRSPRQEVYSPPQSTAEEEEQSHHSFTDSDFDALDVDEPPDFVAPDPSSRHSLDEPSYAEEQPESSQPAPLSAIEERLAQTRMAEPQAQPEKKTGPAFIVLAHHQAVQHRRTQIQGSDSSDDDKFDEEEKTDDVEWGPATEL; from the exons ATGGATGAATTAACCATATGGGAGCAGCACACCATAACACTAAACAAA GACTCAAAGGTGGGCTATGGCTTTGCTCTATCAGGAGGGAAAGACAAGCCTCACCCCGACACTGGAGACACAGCTGTGGTGGTGTCGGATGTTCTGCCAGGTGGACCGGCCATGGGACGACTCTT CAACAAAGACCATATTGTCATGGTCAATGGAGTTTCTATGGAAAATGTTTACTCTAATTACACCATTCAGGTTCTTAAGTCATGTGGCAAGACTGCAAACATA ACAGTAAAGCGGCCTCGAAAGATCCAGATCCCAGCCACCTCCAGGCCATCGAGGGCAGCCTCACAGTCGAACCTACTGGATCAAGATCCCCCCAGACGAACCCGCCGCTTCTCTGACAGCAGTGACAATAGAGACGCAGGACGCTACAGCCCCTCACCTCAGCGTAATGGCTATGGAGCGTCACAGTCACTGATGTCCACATACAAGAGGTTGCCGCAGAACTATGCTCCAGAGAAACCGATCAAAACCACActggttaaaaagaaaatcacagatG AGTATGGACTGAAGCTAGGAAGTCAGATCTTTATAAAGCACATGACAGAAAGTGGCCTGGCTGCAAAGGAAGGAACACTGCAGGAGGGAGACCTAATTTTAAAG ATCAACGGCATGACGACGGAGAATCTTTCTCTTCTGGAGACCAAGCACCTGGTGGAGAAGAGCAGGGGCAAGCTGACCATGACGGTCCTCAGGGACGACCGCAAGTTCCTGGTCTCCATCCCTGAGGTGGACGACAGCCCTGGCAACAGTAACGACGAGCTTCGCAAAAACAGCAGCTCAGAGCTGGAGG ACATTTCAGACCTTGAGGAGGACATCACCCCTCGCCGAACATCACGCCAGCACACCCGAGAGAAACGGACACGCAG ACCGAGAGCTGAACCACCTCCACGAGCCAAGTCTAGGGATCCATCACCTGTACGCTCTACACTGACCCGGCCTCCTCCCAGAAAGTACGCTTCTCGTGGAG CTCCATCTGAGTCAGAGTCGGACCACAGcacttctcctcctcctcctgtcagGAGAGACGGTCCAGAAATAAAGGACTCTAGCAAATACAA GcatcttccaggattgtccacCCTCCCAAACCCACGATCTTCTCCTGTACAAAACTGGACCCTGACCcgtccctcctcctcctcctcaaggCCACGCAAGCCGGTGTCGGAGTCAGACTCTGACCGGAGCGCGTCCCCACCTCCACGCAGACAGAGCCCCCTCCCAGACACCAGATACAA ATCTCTGTCTGATCTTCCCCATATCAGTCTGAAGCCTTCCCCCATCCCTGTTCTACAGGAGGCACCAAGAAGGGTCAACTCCCCTGTGAGGATCCCATCCCCAG ATTCTGACTCCGAGTCGGACGGCACCTCAGCACCTCCGCAGAGGCACAGCACTTCGTACAGCCAGGACTCCCTCAGCAGATACAG aGTCCTGCCAGAGGTTTCTCTGCAGCCTCACGTGGAGCCGCCTCGATGGAGCGAAACCAGCGAGCTGCAAAAGAAAG CTAAATCGGACACCGAATCAGATGCCAGTTATGCTTCCGTCCGCCGCAAGGACTCCTCAGATAACGGAAACGTAAAGAAGCCCAGCAAGAAACGCAG GGTCGTGTCTAAGAGAGCAGCCCCTGCCGCTGCAAAGCTGGAGCCTCCACATCAAGTCAAATCCCCTGTCAGACCAGCCCCTGATG aGTCCTCAGAGTCAGATGAGCTTTCACATCTCAGGAGGTCTGGCAGCTCTGAGCGAGATCAAAGCCACCGCAG TGTTCCTCGTGGTTCTAAAGGAAACAGCGCTGTCCGGTCCGGGATTTCAGTGACTAATAACCCTCAGCTCCACT CCCAACCTGTGGAAGAGCCTCTCTATTCCCTACCTCCAGACTCTTACCCGTCATCTAATCCTGG GTATAGCTCCGATGTAAATAATGTGAGATTTGTTAAAGAGGGCAGTTTGGGCCTGAGACTGGTGGGCGGCAATGATGTTGGGATCTTTGTAGGTGGAGTTCAGCCAAACAGCCCAGCATATGACCAGGGAATGAAAGAGGGAGACCAGATCCTGAAG GTAAATAATGTAGATTTTGGCCATTTCACACGAGAGGAAGCTGCCAACTTCCTCCTCAATCTCCCAGCGGGAGAACAGGTGGAAATGTGCACTCAGAAAAAGATGGACA TTTACAAGAAGATCATCAAGTCCGACCTGGGGGACAACTTCTACATCCGCACGCACTTTGACCACGAGGCAGACAATCCCAGAGGTCTAAGCTTCACCAGAGGAGAAGTGTTCAGGGTCCTGGATACGATGTACAAAGGGAAGATAGGCAACTGGCTTGCTGTTCGCATGGGGAATGACCTGCATGAGATGGATAAAGGCACCGTCCCAAACCAGGAGAG GGCAGAGTCACTGGCCACCATCGAGCGATCACAGCGGTCTACTGGAGAAAGGCAGGGTACTGGCCCGAGAGCAGAGTTCTGGAAACTGCGAGGGCTCCGGGGAAACAAGAAGAACGAGAAGAGCAACAGACGGACTCGAGAGGACCTGCTGCAGCTCACAATTCAGGGCAAATTCCCGGCCTATGAGAGAGTCCTGCTCAGGGAAG CTAATTTCAAACGACCAATCGTCATTCTGGGACCTCTGAATGATATTGCCATGGAGAAGCTGGTCAATGAGATGCCTGATGAATATGAGATGGCAG AGATGGTTCCTCGGAGTGGAGGAGGAGAcaatagctccacagttattaAACTTGACACTGTGAGGAGAATTGCAGAGAAG GATAAACACCCTCTGCTGGACATCACTCCCACTGCAGTGGAGCGGCTGAACTACATCCAGTACCACCCAATGGTGTTGTTCTTAGACCCCCATAGTCGCAAAGATGTTAAGGCCATGAGGCAGAAGTACAACCCAGAGTCCAACAAGAGCTCCAGACGCCTATACTCCCAGGCTGTTAAGATGAAGAAACACGCCAACCACCTGTTCTCAG CTTGGATAGACCTGCAGCCCGGCTCCCACAAATGGTATGACGCTCTGAAGGAGAGAATCCAGCACCAGCAGTCCAAACCTGTCTGGGTGTCTGAAGTCACG CTGGAGAGCGGAGGGGAACAGGACTTGGATGCTCTGGACCCGACTCAGATGGACTACCTCAGTGCTGCCAGTGACCTGGAGGACACGGATGGAGAGGCCATCACAGACGGAGAAGCCTACACCGACAACGATGACCTGGAGGAGGCCTACCCTGGTCAGGATGTCTCCAGGTTTCAACAGAGCTCCAGGGGACCAGGAGCTGCTTTAGCCCGATCATCTGAACCAGCCTCTGAGTATGACAGCCCAGCAGTTGAACCAGAGCCTAGTGATTACGGGTTTTCGGACAGAGAAATCCCACCATTGATGCATGTGCCTGAGCTCAGATCACCCCGCCAGGAGGTCTATAGCCCACCCCAGAGTACTGCTGAGGAGGAAGAACAGTCTCATCACAGTTTTACAGACTCTGACTTCGATGCTCTTGATGTAGATGAACCGCCAGATTTTGTAGCCCCCGACCCCTCAAGTCGACACTCATTGGACGAGCCATCGTATGCTGAGGAACAGCCGGAGAGCTCCCAACCTGCCCCTCTGTCAGCTATTGAAGAGAGATTAGCTCAG ACACGTATGGCAGAACCGCAGGCCCAGCCTGAGAAAAAGACAGGCCCAGCGTTCATCGT GTTGGCCCATCACCAAGCAGTCCAGCACAGACGCACACAGATCCAGGGCAGCGACAGCTCCGACGATGACAAATTTGACGAGGAGGAAAAGACGGATGACGTTGAATGGGGTCCTGCAACTGAACTCTAG